The genomic region TGCTAATGTGTTATGTATGCATTAAACGGATCGACGCTTATTGTATTGTAGTAACAAACATGTGAAAGGATATCAGTGCATGTTGGCATTGTGGTACTGCATTATGTGGAGTGAGCGGTGTTGACATACACCGTAATAAAGTTATGTCGTCCAAATTTTTGCGTACCAACTCAGTTTACTTCTTATTCTTTTAGTTTAGGCAGTCTCTAGGATTTGGTCAGTTGCTTTACTGGATGGTGTGCACTCCCGGGAGGATATAAGGATGTTGATTATAGGTTTTTGGAAGTCTTGCAACACTGTTTTCAATTCCTGCCATGAAATGTGAGACGACTAGGGATGGCAGTTTTCCCTGTGACGCTCAGTTCTCTCAGGGACCCACAAAGAATGGGCAAGGCATGGGGTTGGGGACGGCAatcttttttcttccaaatcaGGTTAGCGTATGGGGATGCAGACTGAGGTCCCTGCCCCATACCCGTCCTCATTCCCATCGCTGTTCCCCAcccggatttttttttttatttcatatcaTATTATGCTGTTTAAATGGATTTTGCTATCAATATTTGCAGAAAGGGATATCACCTTATTTACTTACATGCATTTCACAATGGCAAGGGGACTGATTTCGTGGCacatttcttcctccttttatttTTGCCCTTTATTCATCCAAAAAATATCATCTGAAGTGtgtaatttcttttttcttctgcaGGCTATATTTAAGCCTCCAAAAGCAATTCGTGGGGGAATCCCATTATGCTTTCCGCAAGTATGCATTCCTTTCTGACTGTCGATCttgctttattttattgttcATCCTCATGAAGGGAACTTGTACCTTATTTATGCAGTTTTCCAATCTTGGTTCTCTTGATGCTCATGGATTTGCTAGAAACAGAGTTTGGAGCATCGACACCGATCCATCTCCTTTCCCAACAAATAGCCCCAATAAAGTTTCTGTTGACTTGATCCTTAAGCCTACCGAGGAAGATATGAAGACCTGGCCTCACAGGTAAATACTGGGAATAATTgttgataaattattttttaagctATTGGAGGAAGATTCTATTTGGAATCTACATAATCTTCTGTTGTTGCTTCAACTTTATAAGGTTTCTTTTACTTGATTTCATGTTCAACTGAAGTTATGAGTTCCGACTGCGGGTAGCTTTGGGACCCGGAGGAGATCTGACGTTGATATCTCGCATCAGGAATACTAACACCGATGGGAAGCCGTTCACATTCACATTCGCATATCACACTTACTTCTCTGTTTCAGATATCAGGTTATTCATCCACTTGATCGATGCTAGAAATGATATTTATTGTTAGTTGGCATATTTATTTAGCCACCAAGTGAACCAAACATGTAAAGGGACTCTAAAATTGGAAGATTTGTGTCTTGTTTCCTGCTTTAAATACTATTGAATATGTAAGCATACTAGCAGTGTGGGTATCAATTTTGTAGGGGTTGGAAATTGTTACCCCTTGGGAACAGTTTTTCCTTCACTTCAGTAGTCACCAGAGTATGACAGGCTTAAACGTCTCATCTGTCTAAGGCTGTCTGTGCTGCCtttttttactaaatggttAATTACTTATAGTTATGTACTAGGTCGCATCCATGTGAAAAAAATTACTTCATCATGTGCTTGTCCTCAATTTTAATGCCATATCATGTAACATACAATTGAAAGAAAGCAACAGTTCTGGATGgtattgaaattttgaatttttcattgTGCCTGTGTTCAGCGAAGTTCGTGTAGAAGGATTGGAAACATTGGATTATCTTGACAACACTCAGAACAGGGAACGTTGCACTGAACAAGGCGATGCTATAACATTTGAGTCAGAGGTAAGCTTATGTTGCTATTCATTCTTAATTTGttgcatttatttattttgttcatttCTTTTCACTTTATTTTCCTAATAATAATTAGGTGGACAAGATATATCTCAGCACTCCCACAAAGATTGCCATTCTGGATCATGAGAAGAAGAGAACATTTGTAATACGCAAAGATGGTCTTCCAGATGCCGGTTAGAATTAACATGTTCAGTCATTCATAATGAAGTTATTGCTGCCTGAATTTATCttctttattttcaaaatttctagAGTCCTGACTGAAGCGTATTGTGGCTTAACATAACTAACAACACAACGGATTGAATTGCCGTATCAAGACTCATGATATAACTAGGATTAGTGGAGAGAACTCTTGTTCTTTCTTCgtgcttttaaaatattattctcCGATTTGATTAATTTACAAGTTGACATTGAAGAATTATAATGTCAAATACCTGCTCTCATAGTGTTCGTTGGAATTGTGTTTTGTACTGTAGTGATTAGTTTTCTGTTTTCCGATTCAGTTGTATGGAATCCCTGGGATAAGAAGGCGAAGGCTTTGACTGATTTTGGAGATGATGAATACAAGCATATGCTGTGTGTGGAGGCCGCTGCTATTGAGAAACCTATAACATTGAAACCTGGAGAGGAGTGGAGAGGAAGGCAGGAGCTTTCAGCTGTTCCTTCCAGTTACTGCAGTGGACAACTCGATCCTCGAAAGGTTCTCCAGGGAATCTGAAAGGTCCATCATGCTGGCCTATATTTTGTACAGGTACTTTCCCCGAGAgttaaaactgctgaatatctgatCACACATTTGTTGCTGGCCTTTGACTCCATCGCTATTGTCTGATGCATCAAGTAGGCCTTCCTTGAAAAGTTAAAGCATAAGCATTAGAATGAATTCATACTTACTGATTGGTAACAAACAGTAACGATTTTGAATGTTAGCTCGTTGGCACTTTTCCACCTTTCATGAAATTGGCTAAGCCTACCCGAAATGTTTTTAgcacttttatttatttcacaCACAATGAATTAATTGTATGTGCTTGTGTTTTTCTCTCTGCTGAAGTATGTTAGTAACTAAAGGGAAAGGGATTTCATGCATCATTTGTTTTTGCAATGTAATTTGGTTTACGGGTTATGGTGGTAGAGAGAAGGGTAGTTCAGGTTTCAGTTCAATCAACCTCTCATATTCTCAGAAGAGATTTTTGAGGATTCGGGAATACAGAGGGGTATGGTTTCATGGATATGTGAATTGAAGAAAACGCTAATGTACCGTTTGTGTTATTGGGATGATCATAACTAAGTTGGTAATGGTCTCTGGTGTGTACCTTTTATTCTGCAGGTATGTTGTTGCATATGTACATCGGTCGGGACAACAAATTCTGCTCATTATTTTCACCTGGAGAAGTTTAGTGTGTGGGGTGAAATGATCGAATCATGAGTACATGACTCAAGATAATATGTTTTTAAAGTCGAATTTGGTGGAAGGAAATTACCTCGAGTGAAAATGGTCGACATGTTTCTATCAAAAGATATCTCTTACATGGGTTGAAAGTAAATGATATTTTCGTTTTACATTCGATTTATATATTACTCGTGATCCACGGAAAAAGCGAGATGAAATTTGAACGTATGATTGTCAGGAAAATGGccttttttagtcaaaattctTGTGAAGAATTTCCGAGTGGTATTAGAATTTCCGTTCGCCCCATGGTAGACTGGACATCGGCTGCGTAGCGAGTCGGCTTGCCGGTCAAAAGTATCCACCTTAATCAAACCCGTTTTGATGAGTCACATACACAAAAGCTTTGATTTAACTGTGTATGCAACTGAGTAGGCAAATATTGCCTGTCTATTTGCCCTACTCCATCAATCTGGTTAATATTGCCTAGTTCAACATGAGTAAAAAAGTCAAGCCGTACGTATCGTTTTGTTTAAATAAAATGCGAGCATACTTCTCTTAAATAATAGTATAGATTTTTCGTGGATAAATACGACATGGATATAAGATAACAGTCAGATAGTACTTCTACTCATCATTCTAAAGTGGTGAAAATGCTCACTACTCTGCAAATCATTGTTAGATGAGTTTACATTTTAAGAATTAAGTAGTAGATAGATCAAATCAAACTCATCCAACTATGATTAGTGGGTtatggaaagaaaataaaacaggACTTTACCTATTTGGTCTCCCTACTCAATTTTGTCTAGTTTAGCAAGTAGCGGACTATCCTGTTGTTAGGGCCCTACTTTTCAATCTATTGTGTCCATGTTCAAACTCTCTTGCTTCCCATTAGTATAAACTTGCCCTTAGCACACATTAACGACCGTGccacatttattttcttctaatttttttctatttttttttgtttattgataacTTACATATTTCATACATATATTCTTAGTCTCTTTGTGATATGTTTGAGTTAAACTAGTTATGTATTACCCTCTATTGGGTTAGTGTGTAGTTAATCATGTTTTAGAGTCCATTTGAAGGCAAATGAGGCAAAAGGGTACTAAAAGTGGAGAATTGAATAAGGATGTTGATGTAGAGAGAGAATTACAAGTGGAAAATTGAAGATGGTGATGAACATGACCCTTTAGAAGATCAAtaacagaaaaaaaatgtgtaaagtAAATGCTCAATTATTGGGATGTCTTGGCATTCTGTAACAGCCTTTTTAACCTCATAAAAACTTGTCCTTTAGCcactatttttctctcttttcaccCACACTCAAAACGCTAGTTGTTCCATACACTCCCGCCATTACCGAAGATTCATTGTTCTTAAAGAAGttcaacatcagaattgcttcaagAGTTTCCCCTCCTTAATTTTCCCCTCCTTAATTTATTTTCACTCATGTTGTGTATTTCCAATTTAATCTCTATAAACATGATGTGTAACTAAATTCATAACTAGggatttcgatgtagccttgcaaaattGGTCCATGTTtttaagttaaagtattcaatTCATCAATCTGTCTGTTGTTTCATTCACTGAAtctattgttaatttttttttgttaattttaatgatTGATTACCATTAGGGTTGCTTACAGATTATTTGATCAATGTTATAGTATACATTATtcttaatcttggtggatatatGAATGAATGAGGAGAATGCTATGCAAACATCTTGCTGTgtattttctttggttctttgacGTTTTCTTGCATGCTATTGTCTCTCAATTTGGAACCAAAGTTGCATATCCCAATTAGGTGTTGATTAGGAGAGTTTGATCAAatcacacatcatatggctgatcatacatatatatgtaaaacGAACTCTGTAAACAGGTTGGTAATTGAATATGGCTTAATACCTTATAAACATGGAATTGGTTTTGTAATGGGGACGTGAAATCTCTAGTCCCATCCTCATtgtttctcaatcaacatatcatTTGTTGTTACATTGTTCTTGCGTTTCAAGTTATTTTCGTTTACAGCACAAAAACTACATTCAATCTATTACtttcattgtttagttaggAATTTTTCAAAGCTAGTAATTTATAGGGGTCCAATTAGTCCAtgtggttcgacacccttacttgtgccattatactataTTTGCATTTGGAAGGAACAACATTTAAGTTGGAAAATCATTTTAGAATATTtgttatataattaaattttcaaaaagaTGAAAATCAAGGTTACTACCTAGTAAGTGGTAATGGTGTTGCCTATTTTATTGAACGgagagagagggtgcgg from Pyrus communis chromosome 4, drPyrComm1.1, whole genome shotgun sequence harbors:
- the LOC137731132 gene encoding putative glucose-6-phosphate 1-epimerase, producing the protein MSSDKAPNPTAASAAAAINASIDTSSGAGAVANANASLHPGVESSKGVNGLDKLVLHDPRGSSAEVYLYGAHVTSWKNDHGEELLFVSSKAIFKPPKAIRGGIPLCFPQFSNLGSLDAHGFARNRVWSIDTDPSPFPTNSPNKVSVDLILKPTEEDMKTWPHSYEFRLRVALGPGGDLTLISRIRNTNTDGKPFTFTFAYHTYFSVSDISEVRVEGLETLDYLDNTQNRERCTEQGDAITFESEVDKIYLSTPTKIAILDHEKKRTFVIRKDGLPDAVVWNPWDKKAKALTDFGDDEYKHMLCVEAAAIEKPITLKPGEEWRGRQELSAVPSSYCSGQLDPRKVLQGI